One stretch of Bacteroidota bacterium DNA includes these proteins:
- a CDS encoding glycosyltransferase, whose amino-acid sequence MYSKKRILIAPLDWGLGHATRCIPIIRQLLLNNAEVILAADKRPLALLRDEFPQLEFVVLPGYNIYYPRKGNLTVSMLWQASKIFTAIYREHKQLKTIIKEKNIDAVISDNRYGLWSKTVPCIFITHQLNIRTPFAGKILHKFNSRFIRKYNECWIPDLEGTPNLSGDLSHKQKLPANTYFIGPLSRFTNVIPVTKKKYDVLAILSGPEPQRSVFENIILNELQAIKLKCLIVQGIPEIKEIKKINDNIEIISHLNSEELNRTICESELIISRPGYSTIMDLAVLGKKAIFIPTPGQTEQEYLAEKFKSERIANSMSQQKFNLKESINKTVNYTGFSVLEIDPSHLTSRIDYITGIRNAEFH is encoded by the coding sequence ATGTACTCAAAGAAAAGAATACTCATTGCCCCGCTTGACTGGGGTTTGGGACATGCCACACGCTGTATACCTATTATCAGGCAATTGCTTCTTAATAATGCTGAAGTTATACTTGCAGCAGATAAGCGTCCTCTTGCTCTTTTAAGAGATGAATTTCCGCAACTTGAATTTGTTGTATTGCCAGGCTACAACATTTACTATCCCCGAAAAGGAAACCTGACCGTCAGTATGCTTTGGCAAGCATCAAAAATATTTACGGCAATTTATCGTGAACACAAACAATTAAAAACGATCATTAAAGAAAAAAATATTGATGCTGTTATTTCCGATAACCGTTATGGTTTATGGAGTAAGACCGTCCCCTGTATTTTTATCACACACCAATTGAACATCAGAACTCCCTTTGCCGGTAAAATATTACACAAATTCAACAGCCGATTTATCAGGAAATATAACGAATGTTGGATACCCGATCTGGAAGGAACACCGAATTTGTCGGGAGACCTTTCACACAAACAAAAACTACCCGCCAACACTTATTTCATTGGCCCTCTCAGTAGGTTCACAAACGTTATTCCTGTAACAAAAAAAAAGTATGATGTTCTTGCCATACTTTCAGGCCCTGAACCGCAAAGAAGTGTATTTGAAAATATTATTCTTAATGAATTACAGGCCATCAAACTTAAATGCCTAATAGTTCAAGGTATACCAGAAATAAAAGAAATAAAAAAGATAAACGATAATATTGAAATAATATCACACCTGAATTCAGAGGAATTGAACAGAACGATTTGTGAGTCTGAACTTATAATAAGCAGGCCGGGGTACTCAACAATTATGGACCTGGCGGTACTTGGCAAAAAGGCAATTTTTATCCCCACTCCCGGGCAAACGGAACAGGAATATTTGGCTGAAAAATTTAAATCGGAAAGAATTGCGAATTCAATGTCTCAGCAAAAATTCAACTTGAAGGAATCAATAAATAAAACTGTTAATTACACCGGCTTTTCTGTATTAGAAATAGATCCATCCCATTTGACATCACGGATTGACTATATTACTGGTATTCGGAATGCAGAATTTCATTGA